The following are from one region of the Lacinutrix sp. Bg11-31 genome:
- a CDS encoding SPFH domain-containing protein — MGKIILIPILFFGLIILISGIFTVKQQTAAIVERFGRFLSIRQSGLQFKIPLVDKISGRLSLKIQQLDVIVETKTKDDVFVRLKVSVQYKVIRDKVEDAFYKLDYPHDQITSYVFDVVRAEVPKMILDDVFLRKDDVAIAVKSELNEAMSDYGYDIIKTLVTDIDPDAQVKEAMNRINAADREKTAAQYEGDAQRILIVEKAKAEAESKRLQGQGIADQRREIARGLEESVEVLNKVGINSQEASALIVVTQHYDTLQAIGSATNSNLILLPNTPQAGSNMLNDMVASFAASNEIGEAMKEAKLNKKAGKE, encoded by the coding sequence ATGGGAAAAATTATTCTTATTCCGATTTTATTTTTCGGTCTTATCATTTTAATTTCAGGCATATTTACTGTAAAGCAACAAACCGCAGCTATTGTAGAGCGTTTTGGTAGATTTCTAAGTATTCGTCAATCTGGATTACAATTTAAAATTCCGCTAGTTGATAAAATTTCAGGCCGATTAAGCTTAAAAATTCAACAATTAGATGTTATTGTAGAAACAAAAACTAAAGATGATGTATTTGTGCGTTTAAAAGTTTCTGTACAATATAAAGTTATTAGAGATAAAGTTGAGGATGCTTTTTACAAATTAGATTATCCGCACGATCAAATTACTTCTTATGTATTTGATGTTGTACGTGCAGAGGTACCAAAAATGATTCTTGATGATGTGTTTTTGCGTAAAGATGATGTTGCTATTGCAGTAAAATCTGAACTTAATGAAGCAATGTCTGACTATGGTTACGATATTATTAAAACCTTAGTAACAGATATCGATCCAGATGCACAAGTAAAAGAAGCAATGAACCGTATTAATGCTGCAGATAGAGAAAAAACTGCTGCACAGTATGAAGGTGATGCACAACGTATTTTAATTGTTGAAAAAGCAAAAGCTGAAGCAGAAAGTAAGCGTTTACAAGGACAAGGTATTGCAGACCAACGTCGTGAAATTGCACGTGGTTTAGAAGAAAGTGTAGAAGTATTAAATAAAGTTGGTATTAACTCTCAAGAAGCTTCTGCTTTAATAGTTGTAACACAACATTACGATACTTTACAGGCTATTGGTAGCGCAACAAATAGTAACTTAATTTTATTACCTAACACACCTCAAGCAGGAAGTAATATGCTAAACGATATGGTTGCAAGTTTTGCTGCTAGTAACGAGATTGGTGAAGCTATGAAAGAAGCTAAGCTTAATAAAAAAGCTGGTAAAGAGTAG
- a CDS encoding GNAT family N-acetyltransferase, whose amino-acid sequence MVKSQIKIYNRVEELPESWNALPNNDVFLKTAFLSALEQSSPKNITTHYIGVFKAEELVGIAIVQRVEMYLEDIFRNNNDKYITRKSKQLISKIVRGNTLVVGNIMHTGQHGLYFNTEEISYKEYLNQLSIAIEQIKSNLKQKHDKKVRLIAFKDYFEDDSIHNNQAFFKTQKLYKIQVQPNMVFNIPESWTILEDYTSSFTKKYRDRFKSARKKGKQIIKRELSIEDLTVLQSEIFKLYKEVSDNARVNSFILSENHFKTLKQELKADFKVFGYFIDEELVGFFTLILNNKTLETYFLGYNPEFQYKHQIYLNMLFDMAQFAIENNFKNIVYARTAMEIKSSVGAKPKAMHIYMKHTNFIANSMLKLIVKYLNPVTKWVERHPFK is encoded by the coding sequence ATGGTCAAATCACAAATTAAAATATATAATAGAGTAGAAGAATTACCAGAATCCTGGAATGCTTTGCCTAATAACGATGTGTTCTTAAAAACAGCATTTTTAAGCGCTTTAGAGCAATCTTCACCTAAAAACATTACAACACACTATATTGGTGTTTTTAAAGCAGAAGAACTCGTTGGAATAGCTATAGTTCAACGTGTAGAAATGTATTTAGAAGATATTTTTAGAAATAATAATGACAAGTATATAACTAGAAAATCTAAACAATTAATATCTAAAATAGTTAGAGGAAACACCTTAGTTGTTGGTAATATAATGCATACAGGACAACATGGTTTGTATTTTAATACTGAAGAAATCAGCTATAAAGAATACTTAAACCAACTATCTATTGCTATAGAACAAATTAAATCTAATTTAAAGCAAAAGCATGACAAAAAAGTGAGGCTAATTGCTTTTAAAGATTATTTTGAAGATGATTCAATTCATAATAATCAAGCCTTTTTTAAAACTCAAAAACTGTATAAAATACAAGTACAGCCAAATATGGTTTTTAATATTCCAGAATCTTGGACCATTTTAGAAGATTATACTTCATCTTTTACTAAAAAGTATAGAGATCGTTTTAAATCGGCAAGAAAGAAAGGAAAGCAAATTATAAAACGAGAACTAAGCATTGAAGACTTAACGGTATTACAATCTGAAATTTTTAAATTATATAAAGAGGTTTCAGATAATGCACGTGTAAACTCCTTCATATTAAGCGAGAATCATTTTAAAACTTTAAAACAAGAATTAAAAGCCGACTTTAAAGTTTTTGGTTACTTTATAGATGAAGAACTTGTGGGTTTTTTCACTTTAATCCTTAATAATAAAACATTAGAAACTTACTTTTTAGGGTATAACCCAGAGTTTCAATATAAGCATCAAATATATTTGAATATGCTTTTTGATATGGCTCAATTTGCTATAGAAAACAACTTTAAAAATATTGTTTATGCTAGAACAGCAATGGAAATTAAAAGCTCTGTAGGCGCAAAACCTAAAGCTATGCACATTTACATGAAGCACACTAATTTTATAGCAAACTCAATGCTTAAATTAATAGTTAAGTACCTAAACCCAGTAACAAAATGGGTAGAGAGGCATCCTTTTAAATAA
- a CDS encoding DUF1761 domain-containing protein: MEFNFLAILVAAIAPIVLGFLWYNPKLFGNAWMREAEMTQEKMKSGNMALIFGLTLLLSFILAFFLQNLTTHQMGAFALAQGELGETATYLAFMEEYGNEFRSFKHGALHGVLAGVFLFFPVIAINGMFERKSWKYIFINSGYWIVSLAIMGAIVCGWV, translated from the coding sequence ATGGAATTTAATTTTTTAGCAATCTTGGTAGCAGCAATTGCGCCTATTGTTCTTGGGTTTTTATGGTACAACCCAAAACTTTTTGGTAATGCATGGATGCGAGAAGCAGAAATGACCCAAGAAAAAATGAAAAGCGGAAACATGGCTCTTATTTTTGGTCTTACGTTATTACTATCATTCATTTTAGCTTTCTTTTTGCAAAACTTAACCACACACCAAATGGGAGCTTTTGCATTAGCTCAAGGAGAATTAGGTGAAACTGCAACATATCTTGCTTTTATGGAAGAGTATGGAAATGAGTTTAGAAGTTTTAAACATGGTGCCTTACACGGTGTTTTAGCTGGTGTTTTCTTATTCTTTCCTGTAATAGCAATTAATGGAATGTTCGAGCGTAAAAGCTGGAAATACATTTTTATTAACTCAGGATATTGGATTGTTTCTTTAGCAATAATGGGAGCAATTGTTTGTGGTTGGGTTTAA
- a CDS encoding S8 family serine peptidase translates to MATFNWDAMPENSKFNNGYFGWANFNETPSQNIQDQFKSRNIKLIEYFPDKTYLFYCPKSIQVSYLKQSGVVSIIPIEISFKMASQIKLNTINDYAIQGNKVLLVLEYYDFISSNYVTNQLLKNSTVEILEDYKGSSLLQIAVPYEEIDAVVSNSFVKWIELIPAPAVKEDIRGRSLHRAANLDTQTPTGRNYTGAGIGVMVRDDGVVGPHIDFQGRIDNSATSTTGQTHGDGVAGIMTGAGNLDPTKRGMAAGADVYVVEYGSTFLDTDTTDLINNGSVQITNSSYGDGCNGGYTSISQTVDLQTNTTPSLLHVFSAGNSGTSNCGYGAGAGWGNITGGHKQGKNVIATANTFFNGTLASSSSRGPASDGRIKPDITAHGQNQESTAENNTYQTFGGTSGAAPGISGVSAQLYEAYGNLNGGAFPESALIKATLLNTANDYGNVGPDFSFGWGMVNGLKAAMLIEEGRYLNSTISQGANNNHSIIVPANTSQVRFMVYWSDAPAAPSASPALVNDLDLVVTDPGSTTHQPWILDATPNAANLNTPATTGADHLNNMEQVLINNPTSGSYNINISGFNVPMGPQKYYVVYEIIANGITLIYPTGGQKFVAGTQEVIHWDAVNATNSHVLEYSTDNGGSWNAITTLPVSAKNYTWSVPSSVSGEYLVKITNGVLTDQSSSNFSIASRVTGVNITQVCPTEATVTWNAVTDATSYDVYLLGNKYMEVVGNSTTTSLAIPIPNPSDPIWVAVSAKGGNGWETLRTIAVSSTGSGLFNCPLSKDLSVTEINNSTNDFVTICNTDPIIVSANIKNEGIDSQSNFVISYQIGSDPIVQETYTGPLASGASDVFNFTTPVTLSSNGDNTLRVWTSLAGDEFVSNDEKILDFYSQDSGTAVDYSESFEVNGVFPVGWSLDNPDNGKTWISRTNVFGIDGNLTTAAFVDGANYTTRGQLDTFTTEYFDNTHQGTAELTFDLAKAQWSASYNDGLRVEVSIDCGANYTQIYFKDALNLATVPYVGSVWSPNSVANWRTETVDLTPYVGENILLRFININDYSNSTFIDNITITKVDSTLSVIENLLESAISVYPNPSKEEVNIRINTTLGATYQIELLNNLGQSITTVSTTRFSGKAQHKLNISKYQSGLYFIKIKVNDSEVIKKLIIE, encoded by the coding sequence ATGGCAACATTTAATTGGGATGCTATGCCAGAAAATTCCAAATTTAATAATGGCTATTTTGGATGGGCAAACTTTAATGAAACACCATCACAAAATATACAAGACCAATTTAAGTCTAGAAACATAAAACTTATTGAGTATTTTCCAGATAAAACGTATCTTTTCTATTGCCCAAAAAGCATACAGGTATCCTACTTAAAACAATCAGGAGTTGTTTCTATTATTCCAATAGAAATTAGCTTTAAAATGGCTTCTCAAATAAAATTAAACACTATAAATGATTACGCAATACAAGGCAATAAAGTGCTTTTAGTATTAGAATATTATGATTTTATAAGTTCTAATTATGTAACGAACCAGTTATTAAAAAACAGTACTGTAGAAATTTTAGAAGATTATAAAGGAAGCAGTCTATTACAAATTGCAGTGCCTTATGAAGAAATAGACGCAGTTGTATCAAATTCTTTTGTAAAATGGATAGAACTAATTCCTGCACCAGCTGTAAAAGAAGACATTAGAGGAAGAAGTTTGCATAGAGCAGCAAACTTAGACACGCAAACACCAACAGGAAGAAACTATACTGGTGCAGGTATTGGTGTAATGGTAAGAGATGATGGAGTTGTAGGACCACATATTGATTTCCAAGGAAGAATAGATAACTCTGCAACAAGTACGACAGGACAAACTCATGGTGATGGAGTAGCTGGAATTATGACAGGAGCAGGTAATTTAGATCCAACAAAAAGAGGAATGGCAGCTGGTGCAGACGTATATGTTGTTGAATATGGATCTACTTTTTTAGACACAGATACGACAGACCTAATTAATAACGGTTCTGTACAAATAACAAATTCTTCTTATGGAGATGGTTGTAATGGAGGTTACACTTCAATTTCTCAAACAGTAGATTTACAAACCAATACTACGCCTTCACTACTTCATGTGTTTTCAGCAGGTAATTCTGGAACTAGCAATTGTGGTTATGGAGCAGGAGCAGGTTGGGGAAATATAACAGGAGGACATAAACAAGGAAAAAACGTAATAGCAACTGCAAACACATTTTTTAATGGAACACTAGCGAGTTCTAGTAGTCGTGGACCAGCTTCCGATGGACGTATTAAACCAGACATAACTGCTCATGGACAAAACCAAGAATCTACAGCAGAAAATAACACTTACCAAACATTTGGAGGAACTTCTGGCGCAGCTCCAGGAATTTCAGGAGTCTCTGCTCAACTATACGAAGCTTATGGAAACTTAAATGGAGGCGCTTTTCCAGAATCGGCATTAATTAAAGCAACCCTATTAAATACAGCAAACGATTATGGAAATGTAGGTCCAGATTTTAGTTTTGGTTGGGGAATGGTAAACGGATTAAAAGCAGCTATGCTAATTGAAGAAGGACGTTACCTAAATAGTACAATTTCACAAGGTGCAAATAATAATCATTCTATTATAGTTCCAGCTAATACTTCTCAAGTTCGTTTTATGGTTTATTGGAGTGATGCTCCTGCAGCTCCTAGTGCTTCTCCTGCTTTAGTAAATGATTTAGATTTAGTGGTAACAGATCCAGGTAGTACAACACACCAGCCATGGATTTTAGATGCAACACCTAATGCTGCAAATTTAAATACTCCTGCAACAACAGGAGCAGATCACTTAAATAATATGGAACAAGTGTTAATTAATAATCCAACTTCTGGATCATATAACATTAATATATCTGGATTTAATGTTCCTATGGGACCACAAAAATACTATGTTGTATATGAAATTATTGCCAACGGCATAACACTGATCTATCCAACAGGAGGACAAAAATTTGTTGCAGGTACACAAGAAGTTATCCATTGGGATGCTGTTAATGCTACTAATTCACATGTATTAGAATATTCAACAGATAATGGAGGAAGCTGGAATGCAATTACGACTTTGCCTGTATCAGCTAAAAATTACACATGGTCTGTACCTAGTAGTGTTTCTGGAGAATATTTGGTTAAAATTACAAATGGCGTATTAACAGACCAAAGCTCAAGTAATTTTTCTATTGCTTCACGTGTTACAGGTGTTAATATTACACAAGTCTGTCCTACTGAAGCTACAGTAACTTGGAATGCTGTTACAGATGCAACTTCTTATGATGTATACTTATTAGGAAATAAATACATGGAAGTTGTAGGAAACTCTACTACTACATCTTTAGCAATTCCAATTCCTAATCCTTCTGATCCAATTTGGGTAGCCGTAAGTGCAAAAGGAGGAAACGGTTGGGAAACCTTAAGAACAATTGCTGTAAGTTCCACAGGAAGCGGTTTATTTAACTGCCCTTTGTCTAAAGATTTAAGCGTAACAGAAATTAATAATTCAACAAATGATTTCGTGACGATTTGTAATACAGATCCTATAATTGTATCTGCAAATATTAAAAATGAAGGAATAGATTCTCAATCAAACTTTGTTATTTCATATCAAATAGGATCAGATCCAATTGTTCAAGAAACTTATACAGGACCATTAGCTTCTGGAGCTTCAGATGTTTTCAATTTTACAACACCAGTAACATTATCATCAAATGGAGATAATACTTTAAGAGTATGGACTTCATTAGCAGGCGATGAATTTGTAAGTAACGACGAGAAAATCTTAGATTTCTATTCACAAGACAGTGGAACAGCTGTAGATTATTCAGAATCTTTTGAAGTAAATGGTGTGTTTCCCGTAGGTTGGTCTCTTGACAATCCTGATAACGGAAAAACATGGATATCTAGAACTAATGTTTTTGGAATTGATGGAAACCTAACTACAGCAGCTTTTGTAGATGGTGCAAATTACACAACAAGAGGTCAATTAGATACATTTACTACAGAGTATTTTGATAATACTCATCAAGGTACAGCAGAGCTAACTTTCGATCTAGCAAAAGCACAATGGTCTGCATCATATAACGATGGTTTACGTGTAGAAGTTTCTATAGATTGTGGAGCAAACTATACACAAATTTATTTTAAAGACGCACTTAATTTAGCTACTGTTCCTTATGTAGGTTCAGTTTGGTCTCCAAATAGCGTTGCAAACTGGAGAACAGAAACGGTAGATTTAACGCCTTATGTGGGCGAAAACATTTTGTTAAGATTTATAAATATTAACGATTATAGCAACAGTACTTTTATAGATAATATTACTATTACTAAGGTGGATTCCACTTTATCTGTTATCGAAAACCTATTAGAAAGTGCAATTTCTGTATACCCAAACCCATCCAAAGAAGAGGTTAATATTAGAATAAATACAACTTTAGGAGCCACCTACCAAATAGAATTATTAAATAATCTAGGTCAAAGTATAACTACGGTTTCTACAACACGTTTTAGTGGTAAAGCACAGCATAAATTAAATATTTCTAAATACCAGTCTGGCTTATACTTTATAAAAATTAAAGTAAATGATAGCGAAGTAATCAAAAAACTAATTATTGAATAG
- a CDS encoding glutamine--tRNA ligase/YqeY domain fusion protein, which produces MSTEAKSLNFLEHIIEEDLANGLSQDKLRFRFPPEPNGYLHIGHTKAIGISFGLGEKYNAPVNLRFDDTNPAKEEQEYVDAIKEDVSWLGYKWAEERYSSDYFQELYDWAILLIKDGKAYIDSQSSEAMAEQKGTPTQPGVDGPFRNRTVEENLAIFAKMKAGECNEGEHILRAKIDMQHVNMLMRDPIMYRVLKKDHHRTGSDWCIYPMYDWTHGESDYIEQVSHSLCSLEFKPHRELYDWFKEQVYGFAENKYPMQPKQREFARLNLTYTIMSKRKLLKLVEDGVVSGWNDPRMPTISGLRRRGYTPQSIRKFVETVGVAKRENLIDVSLLEFCIREDLNKKADRVMAVLDPIKVVITNYPEDKEEWLEAENNQEDASAGSRKVPFSCELYIEKEDFKEEASSQFFRLKLGGEVRLKNAYIIKAESVVKDTEGNVTEIHCTYSQDTEKKVKGTLHWVSIKHAIKAEVREYDRLFTVEAPDSQPDKDFMEFINPKSLKTIEAFVEPSLAEAKIGEQFQFQRLGYFNVDSDSSSNKLVFNKTVGLKDSWAKVKPKTAENNQQKQPQNDKRSAIDQIKSYGKKYDRMQDEQREKAKAEIQELAKNVSYEDLESLFGTAVKKAGTRIITMISLGVLLDNGLEKNEAINDFISKALEDKNELLVTEAKAIK; this is translated from the coding sequence ATGTCTACAGAAGCAAAATCGCTCAACTTTTTAGAGCACATTATAGAAGAAGATTTAGCAAACGGTTTATCTCAAGATAAACTACGTTTTCGTTTTCCACCAGAGCCAAATGGTTATTTACACATTGGTCACACAAAAGCTATTGGTATTAGTTTTGGTTTAGGTGAAAAATATAATGCACCTGTAAATCTTCGTTTTGATGATACAAATCCAGCAAAAGAAGAGCAGGAATATGTAGATGCTATTAAAGAAGATGTCTCTTGGTTAGGCTATAAATGGGCAGAAGAGCGTTACTCGTCAGATTACTTTCAAGAACTTTACGATTGGGCAATTTTACTTATAAAAGATGGTAAAGCGTATATAGATTCTCAGTCTAGCGAAGCCATGGCAGAGCAAAAAGGAACACCAACACAACCAGGAGTAGATGGACCTTTTAGAAATAGAACAGTAGAAGAAAACCTTGCAATTTTTGCTAAAATGAAAGCCGGAGAATGTAATGAAGGCGAACATATTTTACGTGCTAAAATAGACATGCAACATGTAAATATGTTAATGCGAGATCCAATTATGTATCGTGTATTAAAAAAGGACCATCATCGTACAGGAAGCGATTGGTGTATTTACCCAATGTACGATTGGACGCATGGTGAAAGTGATTATATAGAACAAGTTTCTCATTCATTATGTTCATTAGAATTTAAGCCTCATAGAGAACTTTACGATTGGTTTAAGGAACAAGTATATGGTTTTGCAGAAAACAAGTACCCAATGCAACCAAAACAACGTGAATTTGCACGTTTAAACCTTACTTATACTATTATGAGTAAACGGAAGTTGCTTAAATTGGTAGAAGATGGTGTGGTTTCTGGATGGAACGATCCAAGAATGCCAACCATTTCTGGTTTACGTCGTCGTGGTTATACACCACAATCTATTAGAAAATTTGTAGAAACAGTTGGTGTTGCTAAACGCGAAAATTTAATAGATGTTTCACTTTTAGAATTCTGTATTCGTGAAGATTTAAACAAAAAAGCAGACAGAGTAATGGCTGTTTTAGACCCTATAAAAGTAGTTATTACTAACTATCCAGAAGATAAAGAAGAATGGCTTGAAGCCGAAAATAATCAAGAAGACGCTAGTGCTGGTTCTAGAAAAGTACCTTTTTCTTGCGAATTATATATCGAGAAAGAAGATTTTAAAGAAGAAGCAAGTAGTCAATTTTTTAGATTAAAATTAGGAGGAGAGGTTAGGTTAAAGAACGCTTACATTATTAAAGCTGAAAGTGTTGTAAAAGATACAGAAGGTAATGTAACAGAAATTCATTGTACATATTCTCAAGATACCGAAAAGAAAGTAAAAGGAACTTTACATTGGGTATCTATAAAACATGCTATTAAAGCCGAAGTTCGTGAATACGATAGATTATTTACAGTTGAAGCACCAGATAGCCAGCCAGACAAAGACTTTATGGAGTTTATTAACCCAAAGTCTTTAAAAACCATTGAAGCTTTTGTAGAACCAAGTTTAGCAGAAGCTAAAATAGGTGAGCAGTTTCAGTTTCAACGTTTAGGTTATTTTAATGTAGATAGCGATTCAAGTTCTAATAAATTAGTGTTTAATAAAACAGTTGGTTTAAAAGATTCTTGGGCTAAAGTGAAGCCAAAAACTGCAGAGAATAATCAGCAAAAACAACCTCAAAACGATAAACGTTCTGCAATAGACCAAATAAAATCTTACGGAAAAAAGTACGATCGTATGCAAGACGAACAGCGCGAAAAAGCTAAAGCTGAAATACAAGAATTGGCTAAAAACGTGTCTTACGAAGATTTAGAATCTCTTTTTGGAACTGCAGTTAAAAAGGCTGGTACTCGTATTATTACCATGATAAGTTTAGGTGTTTTATTAGACAATGGATTAGAAAAAAATGAAGCTATAAACGACTTTATTTCTAAAGCTTTAGAAGACAAAAACGAGCTGTTAGTTACTGAGGCTAAAGCAATAAAATAA
- the folB gene encoding dihydroneopterin aldolase produces MGIIKVENIRIHANHGCLKEETAIGSDYRVDLKVKADLEKSASSDALNDTVDYVFLNKVVAEEMATPSALLEHVAKRILRRILSEAKQVSIATVSVSKINPPISGDVEMVTIELTEKRKS; encoded by the coding sequence ATGGGAATAATTAAAGTTGAAAATATCCGCATACATGCTAATCATGGTTGTTTAAAAGAAGAAACAGCTATTGGAAGTGATTATCGCGTAGATTTAAAAGTAAAAGCAGATTTAGAGAAAAGTGCAAGTTCTGATGCTCTTAACGATACTGTAGATTACGTTTTTTTAAATAAAGTTGTAGCAGAAGAAATGGCTACTCCAAGTGCACTTTTAGAGCATGTTGCAAAACGTATTTTAAGACGTATATTATCTGAAGCTAAACAAGTTAGTATAGCAACTGTTTCTGTAAGTAAAATTAATCCACCTATTAGTGGAGACGTTGAAATGGTTACTATTGAATTAACTGAAAAAAGAAAAAGTTAA
- a CDS encoding LysE family translocator yields MIEDIQAAIPLGFFLAFMIGPVFFVLIETSVIKGFRAALAFDLGVIVADILFIAIAYFSSFQLLENLSNQPGLYVFGGTILAIYGFIIFFKKQKKEVVDTTELVKPKTNYISLFIKGFFLNFINIGVLVFWLGIIIVVGPNLDNDPNRFIVFFGTMIGAYFVTDLFKILLAKQLKNKLTPKAIIKVKRFLGLILVVCGTVLIVKGFLPKDKLNPQEIFEKIEEKTH; encoded by the coding sequence ATGATTGAAGATATCCAGGCAGCAATACCATTAGGCTTTTTTTTAGCTTTCATGATTGGTCCTGTTTTTTTTGTACTCATTGAGACTAGTGTAATAAAAGGTTTTAGAGCTGCTTTAGCATTCGATTTAGGCGTTATTGTTGCAGATATACTATTTATTGCCATCGCTTATTTTTCAAGTTTTCAATTATTAGAAAACTTAAGTAACCAACCTGGTCTTTATGTTTTTGGAGGTACTATATTGGCTATTTATGGTTTTATAATTTTCTTTAAAAAACAAAAAAAGGAAGTTGTTGATACTACAGAACTAGTAAAACCTAAAACAAACTACATTTCATTATTTATTAAAGGTTTCTTTCTTAACTTTATTAACATTGGAGTTTTAGTTTTCTGGTTAGGAATTATAATAGTTGTTGGACCTAATTTAGATAATGATCCTAATAGATTTATTGTCTTTTTTGGTACCATGATTGGTGCATATTTTGTAACAGATTTATTTAAAATATTACTTGCAAAACAATTAAAAAATAAACTCACACCTAAAGCTATTATTAAAGTTAAACGTTTTCTTGGTCTTATTTTAGTAGTTTGCGGAACGGTTCTTATTGTAAAAGGTTTTCTTCCAAAAGATAAATTGAATCCTCAAGAAATCTTCGAAAAAATAGAAGAGAAAACACATTAA
- a CDS encoding head GIN domain-containing protein, with amino-acid sequence MKKFASILFIFISLSVFSQNPKEINVGDFTTVKVYDLIHISLVKSEENKVIVSGQDADDVEIINKDGTLKVRMKLERTFDGTKTFVAVHYKKIEVIDGNEGAKIFGNELIVQDKIELRAQEGAILKIGLDVKNLEVRAVSGGIIETKGKAKSQEITINSGGIYQGREFITDNTKVKVSAGGEADVNASETVDARITAGGDIYIYGNPKNVKKKQTFGGRIKMKD; translated from the coding sequence ATGAAAAAATTTGCATCAATATTATTTATTTTTATATCACTTTCTGTCTTTTCTCAAAATCCAAAAGAGATTAATGTAGGAGATTTTACAACCGTTAAAGTTTACGATTTAATTCATATTAGCTTGGTTAAATCTGAAGAAAACAAAGTTATTGTCTCTGGACAAGATGCAGACGATGTAGAAATAATAAACAAAGATGGTACTTTAAAAGTACGCATGAAATTAGAACGTACTTTCGATGGTACTAAAACATTTGTAGCTGTACATTACAAAAAGATAGAAGTTATAGATGGAAATGAAGGTGCCAAAATTTTTGGTAACGAGCTAATTGTACAAGATAAAATAGAACTTCGTGCACAAGAAGGTGCAATTCTTAAAATTGGATTAGACGTTAAAAACTTAGAAGTAAGAGCAGTTTCTGGAGGTATTATTGAAACTAAAGGAAAAGCGAAATCTCAAGAGATAACTATTAACAGTGGAGGAATTTACCAAGGTCGTGAGTTTATAACAGATAACACTAAAGTTAAAGTTAGTGCTGGAGGAGAAGCAGATGTTAATGCTAGCGAAACAGTAGATGCTAGAATTACTGCAGGTGGAGATATTTATATCTACGGAAACCCTAAAAATGTAAAGAAAAAGCAAACTTTTGGTGGTAGAATAAAGATGAAAGACTAG